In a single window of the Dama dama isolate Ldn47 chromosome 33, ASM3311817v1, whole genome shotgun sequence genome:
- the NFE2L2 gene encoding nuclear factor erythroid 2-related factor 2 isoform X1, whose product MMDLELPPPGLPSQQDMDLIDILWRQDIDLGVSREVFDFSQRQKEHELEKQKKLEKERQEQLQKEQEKAFFAQLQLDEETGEFLPIQPAQHIPSETSGSANYSQVAHIPKADDLYFDDCMQLLAETFPFVDDNEVSSATFQSLVPDIPSHTESPVFTAPHQAQSPETLVVQVATADLDDMQQEIEQVWEELLSIPELQCLNIQNDKLAETSTVPSPETKLTEIDNYDFYSPMPSLDKEVGNCSPHFLNAFEDSFSSILSTEDSSQLTVNSLNSSATVNTDFGDEFYSAFVAEPSTSNGMPSSATLSQSLSELLNGPIDLSDLSLCKAFNQNHPESTTAEFNDSDSGISLNTSPSMASPDHSVGSSIYGDTLLGFSDSEMEETDSAPGNVKQKGPKTQSVWPSGDPVQPLSSSQGKSAPAPDSQCANAPKKEVPVSPGHRKTPFTKDKHSSRLEAHLTRDELRAKALHIPFPVEKIINLPVEDFNEMMSKEQFNEAQLALIRDIRRRGKNKVAAQNCRKRKLENIVELEQDLDHLKDEKEKLLKERGENDKSLHLLKKQLSTLYLEVFSMLRDEDGKPYSPSEYSLQQTRDGNVFLVPKSKRPDIKKN is encoded by the exons GACATGGATTTGATTGACATACTTTGGAGGCAAGATATAGATCTCGGGGTAAGTCGAGAAGTTTTTGACTTCAGTCAACGACAGAAGGAGCATGagctggaaaaacagaaaaagcttgaaaaggaaAGACAAGAACAACTCCAAAAGGAGCAAGAGAAAGCCTTTTTTGCTCAGTTACAACTAGATGAAGAGACCGGTGAATTCCTCCCCATTCAGCCAGCACAACACATACCATCAGAAACCAGTGGGTCTGCCAACTACTCCCAG GTAGCCCACATTCCCAAAGCAGATGATTTGTACTTCGATGACTGCATGCAGCTTTTGGCAGAGACATTCCCGTTTGTAGATGACAATGAG GTTTCTTCGGCTACGTTTCAATCACTTGTTCCTGATATTCCCAGCCACACCGAGAGCCCAGTCTTCACTGCTCCTCATCAGGCTCAGTCACCTGAAACTCTTGTCGTTCAGGTAGCCACTGCAGATTTAGACGATATGCAGCAGGAGATTGAGCAAGTTTGGGAGGAACTGTTATCCATTCCAGAATTACAG TGTCTTAATATTCAAAATGACAAGCTGGCTGAGACTAGTACAGTTCCAAGTCCAGAAACCAAACTGACAGAAATTGACAATTACGATTTCTATTCACCAATGCCCTCACTGGATAAAGAAGTAGGTAACTGCAGCCCACATTTTCTCAACGCTTTTGAGGATTCCTTCAGCAGCATCCTCTCCACTGAAGACTCCAGCCAGTTGACAGTGAACTCATTAAATTCAAGTGCCACAGTAAATACAGATTTTGGTGATGAATTTTATTCTGCTTTTGTAGCAGAGCCCAGTACCAGCAATGGCATGCCCTCCTCTGCTACTTTAAGCCAGTCACTCTCTGAACTTCTAAACGGGCCCATTGATCTCTCTGATCTATCACTGTGTAAAGCCTTCAATCAAAACCACCCTGAAAGCACAACAGCAGAATTCAATGATTCTGACTCTGGCATTTCACTGAACACAAGTCCAAGCATGGCATCACCAGACCACTCAGTGGGATCTTCTATCTACGGAGACACACTGCTTGGCTTCAGTGATTCTGAAATGGAAGAGACAGACAGTGCCCCTGGAAATGTCAAACAGAAGGGTCCCAAAACACAGTCAGTGTGGCCTTCTGGGGACCCAGTCCAACCTTTGTCATCATCACAGGGGAAGAGCGCTCCAGCACCTGATTCCCAGTGTGCAAACGCACCAAAGAAAGAAGTGCCTGTAAGTCCTGGTCATCGAAAAACCCCATTCACAAAAGACAAACATTCAAGCCGCCTGGAGGCTCACCTCACAAGAGATGAGCTACGGGCAAAAGCTCTCCATATCCCATTCCCTGTAGAAAAGATCATTAACCTCCCAGTTGAGGACTTCAATGAAATGATGTCCAAGGAGCAATTCAATGAGGCTCAACTTGCATTAATTAGAGATATACGTAGGAGGGGTAAGAATAAAGTGGCTGCTCAGAattgcagaaaaagaaaactggaaaatatagTGGAACTGGAGCAAGATTTAGatcatttaaaagatgaaaaagaaaaattgctcaaagagagaggagaaaatgacaaaagCCTCCATCTATTGAAAAAACAACTCAGCACCTTGTATCTTGAAGTCTTCAGCATGCTACGTGATGAAGATGGAAAGCCTTACTCTCCAAGTGAATACTCCTTGCagcaaacaagagatggcaatgTATTCCTTGTTCCCAAAAGCAAGAGGCCAGATATTAAGAAAAACTAG
- the NFE2L2 gene encoding nuclear factor erythroid 2-related factor 2 isoform X2, translated as MDLIDILWRQDIDLGVSREVFDFSQRQKEHELEKQKKLEKERQEQLQKEQEKAFFAQLQLDEETGEFLPIQPAQHIPSETSGSANYSQVAHIPKADDLYFDDCMQLLAETFPFVDDNEVSSATFQSLVPDIPSHTESPVFTAPHQAQSPETLVVQVATADLDDMQQEIEQVWEELLSIPELQCLNIQNDKLAETSTVPSPETKLTEIDNYDFYSPMPSLDKEVGNCSPHFLNAFEDSFSSILSTEDSSQLTVNSLNSSATVNTDFGDEFYSAFVAEPSTSNGMPSSATLSQSLSELLNGPIDLSDLSLCKAFNQNHPESTTAEFNDSDSGISLNTSPSMASPDHSVGSSIYGDTLLGFSDSEMEETDSAPGNVKQKGPKTQSVWPSGDPVQPLSSSQGKSAPAPDSQCANAPKKEVPVSPGHRKTPFTKDKHSSRLEAHLTRDELRAKALHIPFPVEKIINLPVEDFNEMMSKEQFNEAQLALIRDIRRRGKNKVAAQNCRKRKLENIVELEQDLDHLKDEKEKLLKERGENDKSLHLLKKQLSTLYLEVFSMLRDEDGKPYSPSEYSLQQTRDGNVFLVPKSKRPDIKKN; from the exons ATGGATTTGATTGACATACTTTGGAGGCAAGATATAGATCTCGGGGTAAGTCGAGAAGTTTTTGACTTCAGTCAACGACAGAAGGAGCATGagctggaaaaacagaaaaagcttgaaaaggaaAGACAAGAACAACTCCAAAAGGAGCAAGAGAAAGCCTTTTTTGCTCAGTTACAACTAGATGAAGAGACCGGTGAATTCCTCCCCATTCAGCCAGCACAACACATACCATCAGAAACCAGTGGGTCTGCCAACTACTCCCAG GTAGCCCACATTCCCAAAGCAGATGATTTGTACTTCGATGACTGCATGCAGCTTTTGGCAGAGACATTCCCGTTTGTAGATGACAATGAG GTTTCTTCGGCTACGTTTCAATCACTTGTTCCTGATATTCCCAGCCACACCGAGAGCCCAGTCTTCACTGCTCCTCATCAGGCTCAGTCACCTGAAACTCTTGTCGTTCAGGTAGCCACTGCAGATTTAGACGATATGCAGCAGGAGATTGAGCAAGTTTGGGAGGAACTGTTATCCATTCCAGAATTACAG TGTCTTAATATTCAAAATGACAAGCTGGCTGAGACTAGTACAGTTCCAAGTCCAGAAACCAAACTGACAGAAATTGACAATTACGATTTCTATTCACCAATGCCCTCACTGGATAAAGAAGTAGGTAACTGCAGCCCACATTTTCTCAACGCTTTTGAGGATTCCTTCAGCAGCATCCTCTCCACTGAAGACTCCAGCCAGTTGACAGTGAACTCATTAAATTCAAGTGCCACAGTAAATACAGATTTTGGTGATGAATTTTATTCTGCTTTTGTAGCAGAGCCCAGTACCAGCAATGGCATGCCCTCCTCTGCTACTTTAAGCCAGTCACTCTCTGAACTTCTAAACGGGCCCATTGATCTCTCTGATCTATCACTGTGTAAAGCCTTCAATCAAAACCACCCTGAAAGCACAACAGCAGAATTCAATGATTCTGACTCTGGCATTTCACTGAACACAAGTCCAAGCATGGCATCACCAGACCACTCAGTGGGATCTTCTATCTACGGAGACACACTGCTTGGCTTCAGTGATTCTGAAATGGAAGAGACAGACAGTGCCCCTGGAAATGTCAAACAGAAGGGTCCCAAAACACAGTCAGTGTGGCCTTCTGGGGACCCAGTCCAACCTTTGTCATCATCACAGGGGAAGAGCGCTCCAGCACCTGATTCCCAGTGTGCAAACGCACCAAAGAAAGAAGTGCCTGTAAGTCCTGGTCATCGAAAAACCCCATTCACAAAAGACAAACATTCAAGCCGCCTGGAGGCTCACCTCACAAGAGATGAGCTACGGGCAAAAGCTCTCCATATCCCATTCCCTGTAGAAAAGATCATTAACCTCCCAGTTGAGGACTTCAATGAAATGATGTCCAAGGAGCAATTCAATGAGGCTCAACTTGCATTAATTAGAGATATACGTAGGAGGGGTAAGAATAAAGTGGCTGCTCAGAattgcagaaaaagaaaactggaaaatatagTGGAACTGGAGCAAGATTTAGatcatttaaaagatgaaaaagaaaaattgctcaaagagagaggagaaaatgacaaaagCCTCCATCTATTGAAAAAACAACTCAGCACCTTGTATCTTGAAGTCTTCAGCATGCTACGTGATGAAGATGGAAAGCCTTACTCTCCAAGTGAATACTCCTTGCagcaaacaagagatggcaatgTATTCCTTGTTCCCAAAAGCAAGAGGCCAGATATTAAGAAAAACTAG